From the Maioricimonas rarisocia genome, one window contains:
- a CDS encoding SDR family oxidoreductase: MNINVTAATGSLGSRVVRELLRQDANVTASVRSPAKASDLAEQGVTVRRGDFEDRESLVEAFADTDVLLVIPSLAPVEVRVGQFRNTLDAAKQAGVGRIVLVGFAATSPESQFHIAPFYLYAESRLRLSGLDWTISRDGMYLDPVADWVPELIRMGRLPYPVQKGRVAYVCRDDLARALAAACLKEECSQKVYNLTGPEALSMPELAATISRVVGQEVPFDLVSEEEFVRICQAENEPEEMIAVLTSMYRAVDNGEFANVTSDIEDLTGRPPETVESYLRRRWEEQ, translated from the coding sequence ATGAACATCAACGTCACGGCAGCAACGGGATCGCTCGGCAGCCGGGTGGTGAGGGAACTGCTCCGGCAGGACGCGAACGTGACCGCCAGCGTGCGCAGCCCGGCGAAGGCGTCCGATCTGGCAGAGCAGGGCGTTACCGTCCGCCGCGGCGATTTCGAAGACCGCGAGTCGCTCGTTGAGGCCTTCGCCGACACCGACGTGCTGCTGGTCATTCCCAGTCTTGCTCCCGTCGAGGTCCGGGTGGGGCAGTTCAGGAACACTCTCGATGCGGCGAAGCAGGCGGGAGTGGGAAGGATTGTGCTGGTCGGCTTTGCAGCAACGTCGCCGGAGTCGCAGTTTCACATCGCCCCCTTCTATCTTTACGCCGAGTCGAGGCTGCGGCTGAGCGGACTGGACTGGACGATCTCGCGGGATGGGATGTACCTCGATCCCGTTGCCGACTGGGTTCCCGAATTGATCCGGATGGGGCGGCTGCCGTACCCGGTTCAGAAAGGACGCGTGGCGTATGTCTGCCGTGACGATCTGGCCCGTGCTCTGGCGGCGGCCTGTCTGAAGGAAGAGTGTTCTCAGAAGGTGTACAACCTGACGGGGCCGGAGGCGCTGTCGATGCCGGAGCTGGCGGCCACGATCAGCCGGGTGGTCGGGCAGGAGGTTCCGTTCGATTTGGTCAGCGAAGAGGAGTTCGTCCGCATCTGTCAGGCCGAGAATGAGCCGGAGGAGATGATCGCAGTGCTGACGTCGATGTACCGGGCCGTCGACAATGGCGAGTTCGCGAACGTCACCAGCGACATTGAGGATCTGACCGGCAGGCCGCCGGAGACGGTCGAGTCGTACCTGCGGCGGCGGTGGGAGGAGCAGTGA
- a CDS encoding D-alanyl-D-alanine carboxypeptidase family protein translates to MLRMLSCLFIVAVVSPSAITPLQAGSEDLDAPPVVTAAAWAIADGETGEILWEHDAGKGRKIASITKTMAALVVLSLVDEDPSVLDEVITFSEAADRTGGSTSDVNAGEQVTVREGLYGLMLPSGNDMGNALAEHFHPRLDSPDQRLLDNGLDNPVHAKRINFIAEMNRLAQRFGMEQTIFRIAYGDGGEADQPTSSAADLILLARQAIAHPRLREIIRTREYTGTITLPDGSTREQVWKNTNQLLGLDLGYDGIKTGTTRTAGRCLLSTGVREGTRLIVVVLGADSGSSRYTDSRNLYRWAWRQLEHSGE, encoded by the coding sequence ATGCTGCGAATGCTCTCCTGTCTCTTCATTGTCGCCGTGGTTTCCCCTTCGGCGATCACCCCCCTGCAGGCCGGCAGCGAAGACCTCGATGCGCCACCCGTTGTAACCGCGGCCGCGTGGGCGATTGCCGACGGCGAAACCGGCGAGATCCTGTGGGAGCACGACGCCGGGAAGGGGCGGAAGATCGCCAGCATCACCAAGACGATGGCGGCACTAGTGGTCCTTTCGCTCGTCGACGAGGATCCGTCGGTGCTGGATGAGGTGATCACGTTCTCCGAAGCGGCCGATAGAACGGGAGGCTCGACGTCCGACGTCAACGCGGGTGAGCAGGTGACGGTCCGCGAGGGGCTGTACGGTCTGATGCTGCCCTCCGGCAATGACATGGGGAACGCGCTGGCGGAGCACTTTCATCCCCGGCTCGATTCGCCCGACCAGCGGCTGCTCGACAACGGACTGGACAACCCGGTCCACGCGAAGCGGATCAACTTCATCGCCGAGATGAATCGGCTCGCACAGCGGTTCGGCATGGAGCAGACGATCTTCCGCATCGCTTACGGTGATGGCGGCGAGGCCGATCAGCCGACGAGCAGTGCAGCGGACCTGATCCTGCTGGCCCGGCAGGCGATTGCTCACCCGCGGCTGCGGGAGATCATCCGGACGCGTGAATACACGGGAACGATCACGCTGCCGGACGGCTCCACCCGCGAGCAGGTCTGGAAGAACACGAACCAGCTTCTCGGCCTCGATCTGGGGTACGACGGCATCAAGACCGGCACGACGCGAACCGCGGGGCGGTGCTTGCTGTCGACGGGCGTTCGGGAGGGGACCCGGCTGATTGTCGTGGTGCTGGGAGCCGATTCGGGCAGTTCGCGCTATACCGACAGTCGCAACCTGTATCGCTGGGCCTGGCGACAGCTGGAGCACTCGGGCGAGTGA
- a CDS encoding sulfatase, with product MPSLLRSVRRSVVVLLPLFALLHGNLLAAEPPRNVLLIAVDDLRPELGCYGASHAISPNLDRLARQSLLFTNHFVQVPTCGASRYALLTGRSPASSGVTANNHAFYRGSSALKPEQQPAAQSLPELFRRSGYETVSIGKISHTADGRVFAYDGSGVGRDEMPHAWDRQPTPLGPWKRGWGIFFAYSGGRHREDGHGNLDLMEFTVEDDEDLPDGLIAKQAVSELEQFANGDKPFFLAVGFFKPHLPFVAPRQDWDAFENVDIPLPPHPQQPDSPWWHGSGEFFKYDFPFDKTRPLSEEKIRACRRAYFACVRYTDRQIGRVLDALEQSGLAESTIVVLWGDHGWNLGDSRMWAKHTPFERAVRSPLLIHVPGMPTGGRQTDALAESIDIYPTLIDLCRPSFTKTAWPLDGRSLRPVLEDADASVRDSAISYWRNGITVRTQTHRLIATRGKEGFRNVELYDASTGFDPVRNLADDSPEVVEELLMKIR from the coding sequence ATGCCCTCCCTGCTCCGCTCCGTCCGGCGATCCGTCGTCGTTCTGCTGCCATTGTTCGCGCTGCTTCACGGCAATCTGCTGGCAGCTGAACCGCCCCGGAACGTGTTGTTGATCGCGGTCGACGATCTCCGCCCGGAGCTGGGCTGCTACGGTGCGAGCCATGCGATCTCGCCGAATCTCGACCGACTCGCGCGACAATCACTGCTCTTTACCAATCACTTCGTGCAGGTTCCCACCTGCGGAGCCTCCCGCTACGCCCTGCTGACCGGACGCAGCCCCGCCAGCTCCGGCGTCACCGCCAACAACCACGCCTTCTACCGGGGCAGCTCGGCCTTGAAGCCGGAACAGCAGCCGGCGGCCCAGTCGTTACCGGAACTGTTCCGCCGCAGCGGATATGAGACCGTCTCAATCGGCAAGATCTCTCACACCGCCGATGGCCGCGTGTTCGCCTACGACGGTTCGGGAGTTGGCCGTGACGAAATGCCGCATGCGTGGGACCGGCAGCCGACACCTCTCGGCCCCTGGAAACGGGGCTGGGGAATCTTCTTCGCGTATTCCGGCGGCCGGCATCGCGAAGACGGCCACGGCAATCTCGACTTGATGGAGTTCACCGTCGAGGATGACGAGGACCTGCCGGACGGTCTCATTGCAAAGCAGGCCGTCAGTGAGCTCGAGCAGTTCGCCAACGGCGACAAACCGTTCTTCCTCGCCGTCGGTTTCTTCAAGCCGCACCTTCCCTTCGTCGCGCCCCGTCAGGACTGGGACGCCTTCGAGAACGTCGACATCCCCCTGCCGCCGCATCCGCAGCAGCCGGACAGCCCCTGGTGGCACGGCAGCGGAGAATTCTTCAAGTACGACTTCCCGTTCGACAAGACGCGGCCGCTTTCCGAGGAGAAGATCCGCGCTTGCCGCCGGGCCTACTTCGCTTGCGTCCGCTACACCGACCGGCAGATTGGCCGTGTTCTCGATGCTCTCGAACAAAGCGGTCTGGCGGAGTCGACGATCGTGGTCCTCTGGGGGGACCACGGCTGGAACCTGGGTGACTCGCGGATGTGGGCCAAGCACACGCCATTCGAGCGGGCCGTCCGCAGTCCGCTGCTCATCCATGTTCCCGGGATGCCGACTGGCGGCCGGCAGACAGATGCACTCGCCGAATCGATCGACATCTATCCGACGCTGATCGATCTCTGCAGGCCCTCCTTTACGAAGACAGCCTGGCCACTTGATGGTCGTTCGCTCCGGCCGGTCCTCGAAGATGCCGACGCTTCGGTTCGCGACTCGGCCATCAGCTACTGGCGGAACGGCATCACCGTGCGTACGCAGACGCATCGCCTCATTGCAACCCGCGGCAAGGAAGGCTTTCGCAACGTCGAGCTGTACGACGCAAGCACCGGTTTCGATCCGGTCCGCAATCTCGCCGACGACTCCCCCGAAGTCGTCGAAGAGCTGCTGATGAAGATTCGGTAA
- a CDS encoding beta/gamma crystallin-related protein, with protein MKELILFKGDRFRGVHIHVFSQGENSLADCDFDNDTRSVVVVNGFWKFYSDPEFERPFQLGEVDIELGVGEYTEEQLRDNGIEPSQVSSVRPA; from the coding sequence ATGAAAGAACTGATTCTATTCAAAGGCGACAGGTTTCGCGGCGTGCACATTCATGTATTCTCGCAAGGTGAGAACAGTCTTGCCGATTGCGATTTCGACAACGACACACGATCTGTCGTTGTAGTCAACGGCTTTTGGAAGTTTTACTCCGATCCGGAATTTGAAAGACCATTCCAACTGGGTGAAGTGGACATCGAACTCGGCGTAGGTGAGTACACTGAGGAACAACTGAGAGACAACGGTATTGAACCATCCCAGGTCAGCTCCGTCCGGCCGGCTTGA
- a CDS encoding LysR family transcriptional regulator — MEFDQLRYFLRVAERGNFTRAAADLTMSQPALSRSIQKLEEELGQPVFERNGRSVSLTDAGTLLQSRAQQILAILEDTKAEISDDGESGRVRVGAIPTVAPYFLPGVLREFSAAHPRATVIVQENTTDLLLRSCTQGEIDLAIVALPIPARYLEVEPLFEEELLLVLPPEHPLADRPRIRLQDVEGLPFVMLDEAHCLSDNIVSFCRQRSVQPVAVERTSQLAMVQELVSLSHGISMIPEMARRLDQSDRRVYRSLSGPRPMRTIAVVWNPYRFQSRLQMAFREHLQGAEPRNTSGET; from the coding sequence ATGGAATTCGACCAGTTGCGGTACTTTCTTCGCGTTGCGGAGCGTGGCAACTTCACCCGGGCGGCCGCAGATCTGACGATGTCGCAGCCGGCCCTGAGTCGATCGATCCAGAAGCTGGAAGAAGAACTCGGCCAGCCGGTCTTTGAACGGAACGGGCGATCGGTCTCGCTGACGGACGCCGGCACCCTGCTGCAGAGCCGGGCCCAGCAGATCCTGGCGATTCTGGAAGACACGAAAGCGGAGATCAGCGACGACGGCGAAAGCGGCCGGGTGCGTGTCGGCGCCATCCCCACCGTTGCCCCTTATTTTCTGCCCGGTGTTCTCAGGGAATTCTCAGCGGCGCATCCGCGGGCGACGGTCATCGTGCAGGAGAACACGACCGATCTGCTCCTCAGAAGCTGCACCCAGGGGGAGATCGATCTGGCGATCGTCGCGCTGCCGATCCCGGCCCGGTACCTCGAAGTGGAGCCGCTGTTCGAGGAAGAACTCCTGCTCGTGCTGCCGCCGGAGCATCCACTCGCCGACCGACCGCGCATCCGCCTGCAGGATGTGGAAGGTCTGCCGTTCGTGATGCTCGACGAAGCACACTGTCTGTCGGACAACATCGTTTCGTTCTGCCGGCAGCGATCCGTTCAGCCGGTTGCGGTCGAGCGGACGAGCCAGCTCGCGATGGTGCAGGAGCTGGTTTCGCTCTCACACGGGATCTCGATGATTCCGGAGATGGCCCGGCGGCTGGATCAGAGCGACCGGCGTGTGTATCGCTCGCTGTCGGGTCCGCGGCCGATGCGAACGATCGCGGTGGTGTGGAATCCGTATCGGTTCCAGAGCCGGCTGCAGATGGCGTTTCGCGAGCACCTGCAGGGGGCGGAGCCTCGAAACACGAGCGGCGAGACGTGA
- a CDS encoding alpha/beta hydrolase translates to MFNARRITLGGLSCMVVDTQPSEDDKPELVAVFCHGFGAPGEDLVPLASEMVSINPELAGRTRFIFPAAPLSLEEFGIPGGRAWWPLDMIRLQAAIESGEFRDLRNECPELLPTARDHINSLLDEVREETGLPLSRIVLGGFSQGSMVMTDVTLRLPENPGALIIFSGTLLCEDQWRERAANRAGLKVVQSHGTTDQILPFQAAEWLRDLLTESGLEVDFLQFPGVHTIPYEALEKAAAVLGGVLSGER, encoded by the coding sequence ATGTTCAATGCCCGAAGAATCACGCTCGGCGGACTCTCCTGCATGGTGGTCGACACGCAGCCGTCCGAAGACGACAAACCCGAACTGGTTGCGGTCTTCTGCCACGGCTTCGGCGCTCCGGGCGAGGACCTGGTGCCGCTCGCCAGCGAGATGGTCTCGATCAATCCCGAGCTGGCCGGTCGCACGCGGTTCATTTTTCCGGCGGCACCGCTGTCTCTGGAGGAATTCGGGATCCCGGGCGGACGGGCCTGGTGGCCGCTGGACATGATCAGACTGCAGGCGGCGATCGAATCGGGAGAGTTTCGCGACCTGCGAAACGAGTGCCCGGAACTGCTGCCGACGGCCCGCGACCATATCAACTCGCTGCTTGACGAGGTGCGGGAAGAGACCGGCCTGCCCCTGTCGCGAATCGTGCTGGGTGGCTTCTCGCAGGGTTCGATGGTGATGACCGACGTCACGCTGCGGCTGCCGGAAAACCCGGGAGCCCTCATCATCTTCTCCGGCACGTTGCTGTGCGAGGACCAGTGGCGTGAGCGGGCGGCCAACCGGGCGGGGCTGAAGGTCGTGCAGAGCCACGGGACGACCGACCAGATCCTGCCGTTCCAGGCGGCCGAGTGGCTGCGGGACCTGCTGACCGAATCGGGTCTGGAGGTGGACTTCCTGCAGTTCCCGGGGGTGCACACGATTCCGTACGAGGCGCTGGAGAAGGCGGCGGCGGTTCTCGGGGGAGTCTTGAGCGGCGAGAGGTGA
- a CDS encoding polysaccharide pyruvyl transferase family protein has protein sequence MTLHRRQFLAQLTGLCTTLGLSRFGSAAPARPPRVLLRSSWQTVNIGDVAHSPGVMRLLYDHMPGVEVTLWPGNIGNGVEEMLRRNFPQLVIAKTAAARRKAFEDCDFLLHGSGPYLVAQKHVAEWREKTGKPYGIYGITLSRVDDQARSLINDAAFIYFRDTISLAFAKEAGLACPVMEFGPDGAFAMDCRNDAAAEKFLEQHNLEDGRFLVVIPRLRYTPYWLIKKNRPLDQERHAVNEKLKESDHAKVREAVVAFVRQTGMKVLLCPEDETHMQIGREMILGRLPDDVRKQTVWRENFWLPDEAVSTYRRALALLSMDMHSPIMAVGNGTPAIHCRFEEQTSKGQMWNDIGLGDWLFDLDKEDDGSGITREVLKFAAAPQMARSRVAEAMQFVRQRQEATMAELRTHLPAKG, from the coding sequence GTGACGCTCCACCGCAGACAGTTTCTGGCACAACTGACGGGCCTCTGCACCACCCTGGGACTGAGCCGCTTCGGCTCTGCCGCGCCAGCCCGGCCGCCACGCGTGCTTCTCCGGTCCTCATGGCAGACCGTTAACATCGGCGATGTGGCACATTCGCCCGGCGTCATGCGGCTGCTGTACGACCACATGCCAGGGGTGGAGGTCACACTCTGGCCAGGAAACATCGGCAACGGCGTCGAAGAGATGCTCCGCCGCAACTTCCCGCAGCTCGTCATCGCAAAGACGGCCGCAGCGCGGAGGAAAGCCTTCGAAGACTGCGACTTCCTCCTGCACGGATCCGGCCCCTACCTGGTCGCGCAGAAGCATGTCGCCGAGTGGCGTGAGAAGACCGGCAAGCCGTATGGCATCTACGGCATTACGCTCTCCCGTGTTGACGACCAGGCCCGGTCGCTCATCAACGATGCTGCCTTCATCTACTTTCGCGACACGATCTCGCTCGCCTTCGCGAAGGAAGCCGGCCTCGCCTGCCCCGTCATGGAGTTCGGTCCCGACGGCGCGTTCGCGATGGACTGCCGCAACGATGCTGCTGCCGAAAAGTTCCTCGAGCAGCACAACCTGGAAGACGGCCGCTTCCTGGTCGTCATCCCCCGACTGCGGTACACGCCGTACTGGTTGATCAAGAAGAACCGCCCTCTCGACCAGGAGCGGCACGCCGTCAACGAGAAGCTGAAGGAATCGGACCACGCGAAGGTCCGCGAGGCAGTCGTGGCGTTCGTACGGCAGACCGGCATGAAGGTCCTCCTCTGCCCCGAAGACGAAACGCACATGCAGATCGGCCGCGAGATGATCCTCGGGCGGCTTCCCGACGATGTCCGCAAACAAACTGTCTGGCGTGAGAACTTCTGGCTGCCTGACGAAGCAGTCAGCACGTACCGCAGGGCACTGGCGCTGCTCAGCATGGACATGCATTCCCCCATCATGGCGGTTGGGAACGGAACTCCTGCCATCCACTGCCGGTTCGAAGAGCAGACCAGCAAGGGACAGATGTGGAACGACATCGGCCTGGGGGACTGGCTGTTCGATCTCGACAAGGAAGACGACGGCAGCGGCATCACCCGCGAAGTACTGAAGTTTGCCGCCGCCCCGCAGATGGCCCGCTCCCGCGTGGCCGAGGCGATGCAGTTCGTCCGGCAGCGTCAGGAGGCGACGATGGCCGAACTCCGCACGCATCTGCCTGCGAAGGGATGA
- a CDS encoding MJ0042-type zinc finger domain-containing protein, giving the protein MSHVNQCPQCQARLRIPEERAGQAVKCPKCGTRFRTEGKPPQEEFDEPWLEDDFGDEEYGDLPDVPQKKTKKKPRRTGSLQPFLRQWLTACAILAAVSILLAVGGLFSEPVAIAATAVCIVWSLGCILGGHFWIAIELGKESALKALAALTVPFYALATAMSRKPPMKGGIVMASVIAPTVLLGLMMLAFKPMYTGEGRRAARARSWDDMIHRMESNTPANASIVNATVYVASRPGSLDNLQPRAEQLLTRFDSYVPGSLQIDAANRTIRYQYRGSKRFEKLYALYLSSETGAFVVDSRPQAAGET; this is encoded by the coding sequence ATGTCCCACGTCAACCAGTGCCCACAGTGCCAGGCCCGCCTCCGCATCCCCGAAGAGAGGGCCGGACAGGCCGTGAAGTGCCCGAAGTGCGGCACCCGGTTCCGCACCGAAGGGAAGCCGCCGCAGGAGGAGTTTGACGAACCCTGGCTGGAGGACGACTTCGGCGATGAGGAGTACGGTGACCTCCCTGACGTCCCTCAAAAGAAGACGAAGAAGAAGCCACGCCGCACCGGCAGCCTGCAACCGTTTCTCCGCCAGTGGCTGACCGCCTGCGCGATCCTCGCTGCTGTATCCATCCTTCTGGCTGTTGGGGGACTGTTCTCAGAGCCCGTGGCGATTGCCGCCACTGCAGTCTGCATCGTCTGGTCTCTTGGCTGCATTCTGGGAGGCCACTTCTGGATTGCGATTGAACTCGGGAAGGAGAGCGCTCTGAAGGCGCTGGCCGCGCTGACGGTCCCCTTCTACGCACTGGCGACCGCCATGTCGCGGAAGCCACCCATGAAAGGAGGCATCGTCATGGCGTCGGTTATTGCACCAACGGTGCTGCTGGGGCTGATGATGCTGGCCTTCAAACCGATGTACACGGGAGAGGGTCGGCGTGCCGCACGGGCCCGCAGCTGGGACGACATGATCCACCGCATGGAGAGCAACACACCGGCAAACGCTTCGATCGTCAATGCCACGGTTTACGTCGCGTCCCGGCCCGGCAGCCTCGACAACCTGCAGCCGCGGGCAGAGCAGTTGCTTACCCGGTTCGACAGCTACGTCCCCGGCTCATTGCAGATCGACGCGGCTAACCGGACGATCCGGTACCAGTACCGCGGCTCAAAGAGGTTCGAAAAGCTGTATGCACTCTACCTGAGTTCCGAAACCGGCGCCTTTGTGGTGGACTCGCGACCGCAGGCGGCGGGCGAGACCTGA
- a CDS encoding carboxylesterase family protein: MLGAPPARPPAAATTLWMAPMRLRAYDSLRRRLSRCYDPERITEARIQPPMIGAKMKTIPALLLCQCVCLTLSLAMPASASDPAPGQQVPAELKVQLPVELSYLLYLPENYEAQEKWPLMLFLHGAGERGANLDLVKVHGPPKLISQGKQFPFIVVSPQCPEGRWWESLELVLLLDEIVKRYNVDEDRIYVTGLSMGGFGTWRLAFVQADRFAAIAPICGGGEAYWARRGRFNELPVWAFHGAKDSVIPAERSEEMVEAIRKEGGEAKLTVYPEAGHDSWTETYDNPELYEWLLSHRRSTPEESEDSSNSDE; this comes from the coding sequence ATGCTCGGAGCCCCGCCGGCTCGACCTCCCGCCGCGGCGACGACACTCTGGATGGCGCCGATGCGGCTGCGTGCGTACGACTCGCTCCGCAGGCGCCTGTCCAGATGCTACGATCCGGAACGCATCACTGAAGCACGCATTCAGCCCCCGATGATCGGAGCCAAGATGAAGACGATCCCCGCGCTTCTCCTCTGCCAGTGTGTCTGCCTGACGCTGAGTCTCGCCATGCCTGCGTCTGCATCCGATCCCGCTCCCGGCCAGCAGGTTCCTGCCGAACTGAAGGTTCAGCTGCCGGTCGAACTCTCCTACCTGCTCTACCTGCCCGAAAACTACGAAGCGCAGGAGAAGTGGCCGCTGATGCTGTTCCTGCACGGTGCCGGCGAACGGGGCGCTAACCTGGATCTGGTGAAAGTGCACGGCCCGCCGAAACTCATCAGTCAGGGGAAGCAGTTCCCCTTCATCGTTGTCTCGCCGCAATGCCCCGAAGGCCGCTGGTGGGAGTCACTCGAACTGGTCCTGCTCCTCGACGAGATCGTCAAGCGCTACAACGTCGACGAAGACCGCATCTATGTGACCGGTCTGAGCATGGGAGGCTTCGGCACGTGGCGGCTGGCATTTGTTCAGGCCGATCGATTCGCCGCGATTGCGCCGATCTGCGGCGGTGGTGAGGCGTACTGGGCCCGTCGCGGTCGCTTCAACGAGCTGCCGGTCTGGGCCTTCCACGGTGCGAAGGATTCAGTCATCCCCGCCGAGCGGTCCGAAGAGATGGTCGAAGCGATCCGCAAGGAAGGGGGCGAGGCGAAGTTGACCGTCTACCCCGAAGCCGGCCATGACTCCTGGACCGAGACGTACGACAACCCCGAACTGTACGAGTGGCTCCTCTCGCATCGACGCAGCACCCCGGAGGAATCTGAAGACTCCTCCAACTCCGACGAGTAG
- the katG gene encoding catalase/peroxidase HPI encodes MSRTSHFTRVAASFAVLAAATTALGQEETVKQAESKCPVMGGLQGLMEAAHRHTAVGAYSNADWWPNMLNLDILHQNQPGSSPLGADFDYAEEFQKLDLAAVKADLRELMTDSQDWWPADYGHYGPLFIRMAWHSAGTYRVADGRGGAGDGTLRFAPLNSWPDNGNLDKARRLLWPIKQKYGNRISWADLMILTGNVALESMGFETMGFAGGREDVWEPQKDVYWGPESKWLAGDRYHEDDGMIQNPLAATQMGLIYVNPEGPKGQPDPLAAAKAIRLAFGNMAMNDEETVALIAGGHTFGKTHGAAPPDGNVGREPEAAGLEHQGLGWINSYGSGKGGDTITSGLEGAWSSTPTEWSHQYFTNLFEYEWELTKSPAGGHQWKPKGDAGAGTVPDAHDPDRSHAPMMFTTDLALKMDPDYRKVSERFYENPEEFEQAFARAWYKLTHRDMGPVSRLLGPEVAEPQLWQDPVPDVDHELVDDQDIAELKQKLLESDLTIPQLVTTAWASAATFRGSDMRGGANGARIRLAPQKDWAVNEPEKLAEVLETLEQIQKEFNESQSGDKQVSLADLIVLGGVAAVEQAAKQAGHDITVPFAAGRTDATDEMTDADSFQWLELKTDGFRNYLGDEIDRPAPESLVDRAQQLMLTAPEMTVLVGGMRVLGANHGDSTQGVLTDEPGTLTNDFFVNLLDMSTRWEKSSECDHLFTGKDRESGETKWEATSVDLVFGSNSQLRAIAEVYASEGAEERFVHDFAAAWNKVMNLDRFDLEPSQRTGSDEVATRQD; translated from the coding sequence ATGTCCAGAACATCTCACTTCACCCGGGTTGCGGCGAGTTTCGCCGTCCTCGCTGCCGCAACGACGGCACTGGGCCAGGAGGAAACCGTGAAGCAGGCGGAGAGTAAATGCCCTGTCATGGGGGGCCTTCAGGGGCTGATGGAAGCGGCTCATCGGCACACGGCAGTCGGCGCGTATTCCAACGCCGACTGGTGGCCGAACATGCTCAACCTCGACATCCTGCATCAGAACCAGCCCGGGAGCAGTCCACTCGGGGCCGACTTTGACTATGCGGAAGAATTTCAGAAGCTCGACCTGGCGGCCGTCAAAGCGGACCTGCGGGAACTGATGACCGATTCGCAGGACTGGTGGCCGGCCGACTACGGGCACTATGGACCGTTGTTCATCCGCATGGCCTGGCACAGTGCCGGGACGTACCGCGTGGCGGATGGACGTGGCGGTGCCGGTGACGGCACGCTGCGGTTCGCTCCGCTCAACAGCTGGCCCGACAACGGCAATCTCGACAAGGCCCGGCGTCTGCTCTGGCCGATCAAGCAGAAGTATGGCAACCGGATCTCGTGGGCCGATCTGATGATCCTCACCGGCAACGTCGCGCTGGAATCGATGGGATTCGAGACGATGGGCTTTGCCGGCGGCCGCGAAGATGTGTGGGAACCTCAGAAGGACGTCTACTGGGGCCCGGAAAGCAAATGGCTGGCCGGCGATCGCTACCACGAAGACGACGGGATGATCCAAAACCCGCTGGCCGCGACGCAGATGGGGCTGATCTACGTCAACCCGGAAGGTCCGAAGGGGCAGCCGGATCCGCTGGCGGCGGCGAAAGCAATCCGCCTCGCGTTCGGCAACATGGCGATGAACGATGAAGAGACCGTTGCGCTTATTGCCGGTGGCCACACGTTCGGCAAGACCCACGGGGCAGCTCCTCCGGATGGGAACGTCGGCCGGGAACCGGAAGCTGCCGGGCTGGAACATCAGGGGCTTGGCTGGATCAACAGCTACGGCAGCGGCAAGGGGGGCGACACGATCACGAGTGGTCTGGAAGGGGCCTGGTCGTCGACGCCGACCGAGTGGTCGCATCAGTACTTCACGAACCTGTTCGAATACGAATGGGAACTGACGAAGAGCCCGGCCGGCGGGCATCAGTGGAAGCCGAAGGGAGATGCCGGAGCGGGCACCGTGCCGGATGCACACGATCCCGACAGGTCGCATGCACCGATGATGTTCACGACCGATCTGGCGCTGAAGATGGACCCGGATTACCGGAAGGTGTCGGAGCGGTTCTACGAGAATCCGGAAGAGTTCGAGCAGGCGTTTGCCCGGGCATGGTACAAGCTGACGCATCGCGACATGGGGCCGGTTTCTCGCCTGCTGGGACCGGAGGTTGCCGAGCCGCAACTGTGGCAGGATCCGGTACCGGACGTCGATCACGAGCTCGTTGACGATCAGGACATTGCCGAACTGAAGCAGAAGCTTCTCGAGTCCGACCTGACGATCCCGCAGCTGGTCACGACGGCATGGGCTTCCGCGGCGACCTTCCGTGGATCGGACATGCGCGGCGGTGCCAACGGTGCACGCATCCGTCTCGCTCCGCAGAAGGATTGGGCGGTCAACGAACCGGAGAAGCTGGCAGAGGTGCTCGAAACGCTCGAGCAGATCCAGAAGGAGTTCAACGAGTCGCAGTCGGGTGACAAGCAGGTTTCGCTCGCCGATCTGATCGTGCTCGGCGGAGTGGCCGCTGTCGAGCAGGCCGCTAAGCAGGCGGGACACGACATCACCGTCCCGTTCGCTGCCGGCCGGACAGATGCGACGGACGAGATGACCGATGCCGATTCGTTCCAGTGGCTGGAGCTGAAGACGGATGGTTTCCGCAACTACCTTGGCGACGAGATCGATCGACCGGCACCGGAGTCACTGGTCGATCGGGCTCAACAGTTGATGCTGACCGCTCCGGAAATGACCGTTCTGGTCGGTGGGATGCGGGTTCTCGGCGCGAATCATGGCGACTCGACACAGGGTGTCCTTACTGACGAACCGGGTACGCTGACCAACGACTTCTTCGTCAACCTGCTCGACATGAGCACGCGGTGGGAGAAGTCTTCGGAATGCGATCACCTGTTCACAGGTAAGGATCGCGAATCGGGAGAGACGAAGTGGGAGGCGACGTCGGTTGATCTCGTCTTCGGCTCGAACTCGCAGCTGCGGGCCATTGCCGAGGTGTACGCCTCCGAAGGTGCCGAGGAGCGGTTCGTGCACGACTTCGCTGCCGCCTGGAACAAGGTGATGAACCTGGACCGTTTCGATCTGGAGCCGTCTCAGCGGACCGGGTCGGACGAGGTGGCCACCCGTCAGGACTGA